A window of the Zeugodacus cucurbitae isolate PBARC_wt_2022May chromosome 4, idZeuCucr1.2, whole genome shotgun sequence genome harbors these coding sequences:
- the LOC128921653 gene encoding uncharacterized protein LOC128921653: MDDLDVFHLQQELRSVETHFERFVKNHNHLVGGATPTEMGSHDALGEPVEELYKEVRSKLNRLISSSKVESNVTDGARDCPISSLDGHLVDLKLDPLAIPSFDGDMCKWLAFKDAFETLVHHSAYPEAFKLGKLRQAVNVASVPLIGGIYSGGYQEVWNALKERYDNKKQLAELHVSRFLNLKAATLESSQSLLSIVDTVHESLRALRVMDIPIHHWDAIAVPIVVTKLPAVTKRDWCMTCSPTDIPQLEDLLKFLEKRAHSLSSEPSTALMVCRQQRPVRAHVATTDAALCAHCSLPHRIAKCPTVLALNLEQRFEAIRRLQLCYNCLRAGHSLRQCSSGNCRNCGRKHNTILCRAKVNNASTLGSSITSPVSNNVPAEVQTTSTA, from the coding sequence ATGGACGATCTGGATGTTTTTCATCTTCAACAAGAACTCAGATCAGTTGAAACACACTTCGAGCGATTCGTGAAGAATCACAATCATCTGGTTGGAGGAGCTACGCCCACCGAGATGGGTTCACACGATGCGCTTGGGGAACCAGTAGAGGAGCTTTACAAGGAAGTACGCAGTAAACTTAATCGGTTAATCTCATCGTCAAAGGTCGAATCCAATGTCACCGATGGAGCGCGCGATTGCCCCATATCATCGCTGGATGGCCACTTGGTTGATCTTAAGTTAGATCCGTTAGCTATTCCGTCATTCGATGGAGACATGTGCAAGTGGTTAGCGTTCAAAGATGCGTTTGAAACACTGGTTCATCACTCGGCATACCCGGAAGCATTTAAGTTGGGCAAACTTCGTCAGGCAGTCAATGTAGCCTCTGTTCCCTTAATTGGAGGAATCTACTCGGGTGGCTATCAAGAGGTGTGGAATGCTCTGAAGGAACGTTACGACAACAAAAAGCAGCTAGCGGAACTACACGTATCCCGTTTTCTTAACCTTAAGGCAGCTACCCTGGAGTCATCACAATCGTTGCTGTCAATTGTGGACACGGTTCATGAGTCACTGCGTGCTCTGCGGGTGATGGATATTCCTATACATCACTGGGATGCAATAGCTGTACCAATCGTGGTGACTAAGCTTCCAGCTGTAACCAAAAGGGATTGGTGTATGACGTGCTCTCCTACCGACATACCACAGTTAGAAGATCTGTTGAAGTTTCTCGAAAAACGTGCTCATAGCCTGTCTTCGGAACCATCGACTGCGTTAATGGTGTGTCGGCAACAACGGCCAGTGAGGGCGCATGTCGCGACTACAGATGCAGCGTTGTGTGCTCATTGCAGCTTACCACATCGAATCGCTAAGTGTCCTACAGTGTTGGCTCTCAATCTAGAGCAACGATTTGAGGCGATTAGGAGATTGCAATTGTGTTACAACTGCCTACGTGCTGGACATTCGCTAAGGCAGTGTTCCTCAGGTAATTGCCGAAATTGTGGTCGCAAGCACAACACAATCTTATGCCGAGCTAAGGTCAATAATGCGTCAACGCTTGGATCTTCAATTACTTCACCAGTATCTAATAACGTGCCTGCTGAGGTGCAGACAACCTCAACAGCATGA